From the genome of Saccharomyces kudriavzevii IFO 1802 strain IFO1802 genome assembly, chromosome: 16:
TTTGAAAAGTTGGATGCTGAGGAAGATGGGGAAGGTGTTCCTGAAACAAAATCATCTAGCGAGTTAATTcgatttgattttttggatttcttttgaacTTGTTCCCACAACTTTTTCTGCTCTTCAATAAAAGTAGAATCCGATTTGGTGTCGCCATTCTTGGCCATTTTGAGCTTGCTAATTGCAGGTTGATCGTTTCTGTTGTTTGAGCTCTTCAtcaattcttctttaatgTCAAGCTTGACTGGCTGATGTGGTTTTATGCCCCAAACCGAACCAGTGCGGGCGGTCGGCTGAGTTTGCGTGGAGCCTaatatttccttttgtaaTTTTAGTGCTTCTTCGCGGTCTAACTGAGTACGGCtaggttttttttctttcttaaaGGAgttattcttcttcaaatcttctaATGCCGAGGGAATCTGATTATAAATGACATTGTCGCTTTGTTTATTAGCCCAGGGAGCTAAATTGGTGCTCGAGAAAGTGACGGGACTTTCAGTCGGTGAGGCGACCATTTGACCATCCAAAATGCTATTTAACAGTTCCTTAtgcttttccttctctAATTTACcctcttccttcttcttcttcattaatttatcttcttcctttttctgtttctgccttaacttcttttcctttttcaacttACGCTGTTCTTCTCtactcttcttttcttcttcttgcctCCGTTGCTCTTCGAGTAGTTTTTGAGCCATAAGTTCAGATTTCGCGAACCTTTtctgttcttcaaaagagatTTGGGTCGCGTCGTAGCTTTCTGGCTCCTTGATATCTGACATCCTATCTTTAACGTCTGGTTCTTCATCCTTTGGCTGAATTTGATCGGATggaatgtttttttcctccGCATGTCGaacttcttgattttcctCAGTGGAAGTGTTCACTATGTGCTCTTCTCCACTCGTTTTGTTTGGAAGAGTCTTACATGCTTCTGGGGGTGCTTCTCGCTTATCTTGAAAGTTTTCCTCACCTTGGACAGCTTTCTGTTCAAGTCTAGTGGCAAGTTCGGTTGCAGGTGCAGGTTTTTTAAAATTCTCTGGTATGTGCTCTACTTTCATGATATGACGGCCGTTAACAGGAACCCAAACTTGAGTTTCCCGATAGTAGCTTCCATCTTCATACTTAAGCCCCAGGATTTCCTCGTACGTAAAATCATCACTATGCACATTAGCTGCGggtttcaaatttcttgtttcaaCCTTTTGGTCTTTTGATACATTTGATACGATAGGTAAAGCATCATTCAAGGCTGTGATTAcaataaaatcaaaggTGGCAAACGGATCCTGATAATTGTTAACCAGGGTAGTTAATTCACCTAAGGTGACGAATCGATCATTTACACCAAAGGGCTCAACGGATGTTGCTAATCTGCAAATCTGCAAGGTTGGAGTAAAATACCCTCCTTGATACCACTGTGACATATTATTGGTACCAAAAGGTCCCTGAACATTACCATTCGAGTCAATATATTTCCACTGTGACTCTATACCAGGAGGTGGAGGTTGGTTATTAACATTGGGGGCAAGCCCCGTTGGATGAAAAAGGCAGGAGCTCATATTTGGTAACACCTTCGATTGACTATTGATGATAGAAGGACTGTTGGCGCTCATATGTAAATTAGATGCCGCATTAAACGCATTACTGCCTTCTTGATTGATAGGTATCTGTAGGTTAGATCCAGTAATTTCAGGACCATATGCATTGATCGAAACAGTAGCAGCCCCATCAATTACATTATTGTCTGCTGGTACAAATGGGGATGACGCTCTTTGGATGCCAATGGAATCCACAAGAGAGACGGTCCTTTGTAAAGGTGCAGTATTGTTCATCGTTGGAGTATTGCTAGTTGACAGCACAGTAGTATCTGAATTTGGGTCTGCGAGCTTGACACTATGAAGATCAAACGCTAGAGAATTAATAGGGTTCAttagtttttttcactGCCAATTTCAAGTAAGCCGTGACTtaaattttccatcttAGTTGTCAATGGCAAgtgaaatattttgctttctttttcttgcttgCAAAGtttgaatgaattttcGAAATCACATTGCCGTGCCAGAGTACAATAATAGGGTGAAGTTGGGAAAGGAGTGTAATCAATGTCATCGGAAATTtcctttcttcattattcatAGGTTATTCTCATTCTAAATTTGCCTGCTACATGATTTTTGGGGATATTTGAACTTTATAAGCTTTGACCATGCTGGTCCGTTCCAAAGTTTGCCTACAGACAGTCATTAGACGTTTGACTGATTTCCCAGAAGCTAGTgccattaaaaaaaagttccaGTTTGTAAAAAGTACCTCGGTTATCAAACAGTTGAAAGGGCTACCCAATGGACAAACAGTAGTGATAAATGGGTGGATGGAGAAGAAgcccaaaaaaattggaaaaaatttggttTTTGGACTTTTAAGGGACTGCAACGGTGATACCATTCAATTGGTGGACAGCAAGTCTTTGCTAAAAGGCTTCACTTTAGAGGATGTGATCCAGGCCAAGGGAGTACTCTCTTTTAAGAGAAAACTATCAAATGAGGAAGC
Proteins encoded in this window:
- the SYH1 gene encoding Syh1p (similar to Saccharomyces cerevisiae SMY2 (YBR172C) and SYH1 (YPL105C); ancestral locus Anc_8.587) gives rise to the protein MNPINSLAFDLHSVKLADPNSDTTVLSTSNTPTMNNTAPLQRTVSLVDSIGIQRASSPFVPADNNVIDGAATVSINAYGPEITGSNLQIPINQEGSNAFNAASNLHMSANSPSIINSQSKVLPNMSSCLFHPTGLAPNVNNQPPPPGIESQWKYIDSNGNVQGPFGTNNMSQWYQGGYFTPTLQICRLATSVEPFGVNDRFVTLGELTTLVNNYQDPFATFDFIVITALNDALPIVSNVSKDQKVETRNLKPAANVHSDDFTYEEILGLKYEDGSYYRETQVWVPVNGRHIMKVEHIPENFKKPAPATELATRLEQKAVQGEENFQDKREAPPEACKTLPNKTSGEEHIVNTSTEENQEVRHAEEKNIPSDQIQPKDEEPDVKDRMSDIKEPESYDATQISFEEQKRFAKSELMAQKLLEEQRRQEEEKKSREEQRKLKKEKKLRQKQKKEEDKLMKKKKEEGKLEKEKHKELLNSILDGQMVASPTESPVTFSSTNLAPWANKQSDNVIYNQIPSALEDLKKNNSFKKEKKPSRTQLDREEALKLQKEILGSTQTQPTARTGSVWGIKPHQPVKLDIKEELMKSSNNRNDQPAISKLKMAKNGDTKSDSTFIEEQKKLWEQVQKKSKKSNRINSLDDFVSGTPSPSSSASNFSKGSNAWTTVSSKNTTNTTVAPVSLNQSRSFVSPDRLRSSGATTTMTKTKAGGKSKQIGSSTSIPTLKARQVKASRVPAYPGNASVSKRQEFLKWCRSQLKLNSSAQPDNVLEMLLSLPPGSESKEIIADTIYSYSSTMDGRRFAADFINKRLKCEEQISDPLSWSEVLTMPEGSSEDWEFQIVGKKKGKRF